The Peribacillus simplex genome contains the following window.
GGAGAAACATAAGCAGAAATGGGATGAAATTTTCAGTAAAGCTGATATTAATTATCAAGTTGACATAAGGATTATAGACTTTGGTTCAAAAGGAGGGGTGAAGTGAATTGTCAGGGGTAAAGGCTAACATTCCATAAATGGACAGGCAATTCATAAGAATGAAAAACCTTCCAAATGGTAAGGCTTCAGTTTGTAGACAAAAGGGTTTCGGGATGTTATCATTCCGAAACCCTTTGATTTTTTATTGGATGGGAAGGTTTTTTTGTCAAGGCTCATCAAAGAAAAAGTCCCATCATTTAAAAAGGCTTATCGAAAGTTCTTGGAAGATTCGTCACTTCATGTGCAACCCTGATGCCGGATTGAATGGCTCCTTCAATCCAAGCAGGTACTGTTGATGTATGCTCTCCAGCGAAGTGGACCCTTCCTTCAGGAGTTGGGATGTATGGAAACAAGTCCGTTTCCTGACCAGGTTTAAACATGGAGAAAGCTCCGTATGCGTACTGATTCCGGGTCCAGCTAAAAGAAGCTCCTGATAAAAAATGATCGTATACTTGTTTTCCATGGACCCTTTCCAAATTTTTTAATGCGTTTTGTATACGATCTTTTTCCGGGAGGATATCCCATAAAGTGGCATCATCCTCCCATGTATAACTTGCTAAAATGATACCAGATTCACTTGGGTTTACCGTTTGGTAGGGGTAATAAGAAAATCTAATGGGTAGATCGGTCATCAATTTACCTCCGAATATTCCTTCCCTTTCCCAAAATCTATTTCCGAACTGAAGTCCGATTTTTGTTGAAGCAGGATAATGGAGTTCCCTTATTGCCTTCCACTTATTATGGGAAAAGGAATTGCGGGGTTCAATATCCATAAATGACAACAATTGAAGAGGTATTGTCACGATGGCAAGATCACCGGTAACGGTTAAGGGTCTATCGCTTTGAGTGTGTTTAGAATGGATGGTTACTCGATTATCATGTTGAACAAGTTTTGTCACTTCATATCTGAAATTTAGATTTTCCTTCAATTCGGGTACAAAAGCATAAGGAAGCCGGTCGTTTCCCCCCTCGATTGCATAAAAAACGATGTTTGGGTCAAGGAGTGGCAAAAACTCTCGAAGAATGGCAGTAAAGGAAAGTTCAGGTAAACCTTCTAAACCCATTAGGACTTTAATGCTTTCAATTGCACCGGTTGATAGGCTCATCCCTACTGGATTGTACTGTAAAAAGAAGCTCAAGGAGTATTTATCAAATTCTTTAATAACTATTTCCCAATTTCTAATTGGGTTTTGAATGATGAAATCAGTCACTGGTTTAATGGCCATGTTGAATAATTCTTCAGCTGTTTTACCTCTTTCATGGGGAGCTACTGGGTACTTCAGTATATCCGGGTTCCGTTGATATATGGCAGCGGTCGTTTTGATTCCATTGGCATAAATGGGATCATTAGGAGTCGCGTTCACAAAAGGGATGATTCGTAAACCGTACTTCTTGATGTATTCAGCAACTAAGTAATGATAATTCGGAATGCGCATGGCACCTGCTTCAAGGTAGGAACCATCCGAAAATGGCTCCCGTATGGTCAAAACACGCCCCCCGACCCTCCCGGTTGCTTCCAATATCGTTACATCGTGTCCGGCTTTTTTTAAGAGGGATGCTGCAACTAACCCAGACATGCCGGCACCAATGATAATGATTTTTTTCGGTATTTTGGATGGTCCCAGTCCATTTCTGATGAAAGCCAGCTTTTGATCGGTTGAAAGCGGATCTTTGTAAAGGGACAAAGTGTTGTTCTCCTCTCGGGTTCACTTTCCTATATCGGATTTACGCTATCATATTCCTATTGGTTCACCATTTATGATGGGTCTTCAATAATTTGTCTTGTAAGTATCCAAAATTAACAGTTAAAAAGCTTTCTTTAAATCTGATAATCTTGGAGTTATGCCTCCTTTGAAGACGGGCCATTTCACCATTTTTTAATGCCTTATATATCCCAAAAATAACCTCGTCAGAATATTGAAAAAATCATTCAACCAATAACCATCATTAAGTAACTTTCGGATTTTCTATAAAACCCATGAAAACTTAGTTCGTGGAATATTATTAAATATTTTCCTTTACAACGGAGATACTACCAAGATACAAAGGCTAGAAAGGAAGACTTACATTAAAAAGGAAGAAACCAATGCTTCGAAGATAGCGAATAGCTATGTATCACCAACTTGGGAGGTAACTAATACTTTTGTCGTTGGTCTTGTTATCGCTATTTGCAGTTTATTTCCAGGTGCAGTATTCCCGATTGGGGAAGCCTTGATCGTTCCCGCAAGCCTAATCTTGGTCCTATTATGTATTATGAGTGCATTCTTGGTCTTCTCGCACAGCGTAGACAAAAATGAAAATTTTTCTAAGCGGGGTAGGTTATAGGGTGCCGCGCTGCGCCGTTATAGCGATTATCATTCAGTATTTAATCGGCAGTTATGTTTATGGAACCGCCATTTACCCTGTATTATTTATCCAAATGTCACAATCCTTACCGACCCGACCTCATTCCGTGCCGTGTTTGCCACATATATAGTGGGCTTTGCGATATTGTTGCCAGGTTATTTCTGGTCCATCTTCATGAAAGATCAGCGCCGAAAGTTAAAACGGAGACAAATGTCAAACTAGTTCATCTTGGAAAAGAGAGGTTATCACTATGAAAATGTTAGATCTGCTAAAATATACGGTTTTAGTCATCTCACTTTTTTTGAGCTATCAAGCGGTTGAAGCACATGATAAAAATTTTCAGGTCGATGGCACCTATATTTCAGCAAAAAGAGATGTAACAGGAGACCAGAAAATAGACATCATCCAGGTACAGGGGCTGCCATATGAGAAAGGAAGCAAATTTCTGAAGAAAATTGAATTGAGTGTTGATAGCAATCGCAGTACAATTAGCGTTCCGCTTGAAGCAGGGTATAATCCAGACCTCAAGGTTACGGACTTGAATGATGATGGTATCCAGGATGTACTGGTCACGGTTTTGATGGAAGGTGGAGAGCGATTGATAACCAGTTATGCCTATACGTTCAAGGATGGAAAAGCGAAGGAACTGGAAATCCCTCCACCCGTTCCTGTAATGGCCCAATTTCTTGACGGATACAAAGCGGAAATCATTATAGAAGGTCAAAAGCCTGTGGTGATAGATGTCAGTTCCAGAAAACAAGCTTATGATGAAATGGGCATTTATCTAAATGGAAAACTAAATGAACCGACAGAGCTTTTGGTTGATCCATATTCATCACTGGACCTTAAGACCGTTTTGGGAAAAGGAAAGGGGCTTATAGGGATCCAACATGTGAAAGGTTCCGATGAACGCGATCCGATATTGGAGATTAAATCGGTATGGAAGTATAACAATGGATGGCAGCTTGTAAAAGCCCAAGTTAAACCTGTCAAGGGAAGTAATAAATAGTGAATGTTATTATGGGATAGTATTGAATTTGACATAGTTCAGGCATATCTTAGTTAAATAAAGCAGGTTGACAGCTCTTGGTCATGAGGGCTGTTTTTTGTTTATATTTAAAATTGACAATTTTTAAATATTTGGTAAAATCTAAATAAATCCAGTTTATACATAATCAAACTTTCTTGCTGGGTTAAATGTAAGCGGATACAAGGGGGTGCAGACTTACGGAGTTAAAAGAAAAAATAATCGAAACATCGTTGACACTCTTCGAACAGCATGGTTTTCATGGTGTCTCCGTTAACGAAATCGTCAAGGCATGCGGAACTAGCAAGGGTGGATTTTATCACCATTTTTCGTCCAAAGATGAGCTTTTATTTGTCATTCATGATTACTTTATTTCATATGTTTTAACTAAAGCACAGGAAGCCATTTCAGCAAGTACCCATCCAACAGAAAAAATGCAAAAGATCATTCAATCTTTCGTTAAAGTTTTTGACCTCTATAAACCACACATCTCAGTTTTCTATCAAGAAAGCATTTACTTAAAACCACCTTATGTAGAAGCAATCAAAAAAAAACGTCAAATATATAAAGAAATTATTTTTTCCGTCATCAAAGAAGGCATTGACAAGGGAGTGTTCCGCAGCGAATTACCGGTTGAAATTACCGGGATGTCGATTCTGGGCATGGTGAACTGGTCCTACAAATGGTACAAAAGGGACGGCGGAAAAACCATAGATGAAATTGGTGATATTTACGTAGATTTAATTCTGCAGGCACTATTGACGGATAAACAAAAAGAAGAGGAAATAACCCGGCCATTTTTACTGAAAAACCAATTGGTTGTGGATTAAACAGTAAAACCTGAATTGTACAGACCAACTAGTCGGTCTTAATAGAAAGGGGAATGAACAAATGGATTTCTCACTTACGAAAGAACAACAGATGATTAAGGAAATGGTTAGGGAATTTGCTGAAAAGGAAATTAAACCAATTGCCATAGAATTGGATGCAAAGTCCATGTTTGCGGAGGATGCATTCAAAAAAATGGGGAAACTCGGGTTGCTTGGAATTCCGTTCCCTGAAGAATATGGCGGCTCGGGTGGAGATACGATTTCGTATGCCATTGCAGTTGAAGAGGTTGGCAAGGCATGCGGAGGAACCGGTTTAAGCTATGCAGCAGCCGTTTCACTTGGGGCAAGTCCAATTTACTATTTTGGAACCGAAGAACAGAAGCAAAAATATCTGGTTCCAATCACGACCGGTGAAACTTTGGCAGCTTTCGGGTTGACAGAGCCTAATGCGGGTTCGGATGCTGGCGGTACGAAAACAACTGCCGTATTAGAAGGTGATGAATATGTGATTAACGGCGAGAAAACATGGATAACAAATGCCAGCTATTCAAGAACCATCACCGTTACCGCTGTATCGGGCAAAGATTCCAGGGGCAAGAACATCATCTCCGCATTCATCGTGCCAACGGATACCCCTGGGCTTACGATCAATAGCAATTATGAAAAAATGGGAGTTCGGGCTTCCAATACGTGTGAAATCATTCTTGAAAATGTACGTGTACCAAAGCAGAATTTATTGGGAGATCCAGACAAAGGGTTCAAACAATTTTTATTCACGCTGGATGGCGGAAGGATTTCAATTGCAGCTTTGGCTGTAGGCATTGCACAGGCAGCCTTTGATAAGGCTCTAGCTTTTTCAAAAGAGCGCATTCAATTTGGTAAATCCATTTCAAGTTTTCAGGCGATTCAATTCAAGCTTGCAGATATGGCAATGGAAATTGAATTGGCAAGGAACATGGTCTATAAGGCGGCATGGTTAAAAGACAATAAAAAACCTTTTGCAAAGGAAGCGGCTTACGCCAAGCTTTTTGCAAGTGAGACCGCGTTCAGGGCCAGCAATCAAGCGATTCAAATACATGGCGGTTCTGGATACATGCGTGAATATGAAGTGGAGCGCTATTTAAGAGATGCTAAGTTATTGGAAATCGGGGAAGGCACATCCGAAATTCAAAGGATCGTAATCGCCAGACAATTAGGCTGTTAATCTTTTCGGAACGAAAATGAACAATGATGCTTTGGTTCAATCAGATGTGAAGCAGATATTATCCATACAGCAAAAAGCGTTCATTCTTACTTTTATTTGATAGGAGGAGTTTGATGTCCGATTTGCTAGATGTTACTATCGGAAAACTGCTTGAAAAGAAAGCTGAACAATATGGTGATAATGAAGCGGTGGTTTACCATGAACTTGGCCTTCGTCATTCGTATCGCGAATTTGAAAAGATTTGCCGAAAGGCGGCCCGGGGGTTCATGGCACTCGATATTAAAAAAGGGGAACATATCGCCATTTGGGCGTCCAATAAACCAGAATGGCTTATATCCCAATTTTCGACAGCGAAAATGGGCGGGGTGCTGGTAACGGTCAATACCAATTACCGTACAAGTGAACTGGAATACCTGCTTAAGCAATCGGATTCGACGACGATAATCCTGATGGAACAATATAAGGATCATTCCTATATAGATACGTTGTATGAAATTGTACCTGAATTGAAAAATGCCGAACCAGGAAAATTACAATCTGAGAAACTGCCAAAATTGAAAAATATCATCGTTTTGGGTGAAACGCGTTATCCTGGCACGTTTTCGTGGGATGAAGTCATTAGCGGGAGCGAATCCGTTTCGGAAGAGTTGCTGGACCTGAGGATGGGGGAATTGTCTTCCAGTGATGTGATTAATATGCAATATACATCTGGAACGACAGGATTTCCAAAAGGAGTGATGTTGACGCATTCAAACTTGGTCAACAACGGCTTGAATGTTGCGGAATGCATGAAGCTTACAAAGGATGACCGGCTTTGCATCCCCGTTCCGTTTTTTCATTGTTTCGGCTGTTCCCTTGGTACGATGGCCTCCGTTACTGTAGGGGCAACGATGGTGCCTATTGTGGAATTTAATCCACGTGTAGTCCTACAGACCGTTGAAGCAGAAAAATGTACGGGGCTCCACGGTGTACCTACGATGTTCATCGCCGAACTTAATCTCGATGACTTCGACCAGTATGATTTACGTTCGTTACGGACTGGAATCATGGCAGGCTCCACGTGCCCGATCGAAGTCATGAAAAGCGTGGTGAATAAGATGGGGATCTCTGAAATTACGATTACTTATGGTCAAACGGAATCATCTCCAGGAATTACGATGACAAGAACGGACGACCCAATCGAACTTCGTGTTTCCTCAGTGGGAAGAGCATTGCCGAAAGTGGAAGTGAAAATTCTCGATCCGGCTACTGGAGCAGAGGTCCCACGGGGCAAACAGGGGGAACTCTGTTCAAGAGGATACCATGTAATGAAGGGGTATTATAATAACCCGGAAGCAACTGAACAGGCGATTGACCGGGAAGGCTGGCTACATACGGGAGATTTAGCGGTGATGGACGAGAATGGTTATTGCATGATAACAGGCAGGTTGAAAGATATGATCATTCGCGGGGGGGAAAATATTTATCCTCGTGAGATAGAAGAATTCCTCTATCAACATCCTGCAATTGTCGATGTCCAGGTACTCGGTGTCCCAGATCGGAAGTATGGGGAAGAGGTAGCGGCATGGATCATTTTGAAACCGGGAGAAAACCTGACGGAGAAAGAACTGACAGAATATTGCAAAGGGAAGATATCATTTCATAAAATTCCCCGTTACATTCAATTTACCGATGCATATCCAATGACTGCATCCGGAAAGATCCAAAAGTATAAGCTTCGGCAACAAACTCTTGACCTACTATCTGAACGCACTAAATAAGGAGGATACCGAATGATTCGAAAAATTCTTATCGCAAATAGAGGAGAAATAGCATCACGTATTATTCGTACATGCAAGAAGTTGGGAATACTTACTGTCGCCGTCCATTCGGAAGCAGATTCGGATTCGCCATTTGTGAAATTGGCAGATGAGGCATATTTATTGGGGGGCCCGAGAGTACAGGAAAGCTATTTAAACGTCAATAAGATTTTGGAAATCGCTAAAGAAACCGGAGTGGAAGCCATTCATCCTGGTTACGGATTTCTTAGTGAAAATGCAGATTTCGCACGTTCATGCGAAGAAGCAGGCTTGATATTCATTGGTCCCAAACCAGAGGTCATCCAGCAGATGGGCAATAAAGTCGAAGCACGGAAAAAGATGGAGCAAGCGGGCCTTCCATTGGTGCCAGGATTTTCAAGTCCATTAATAGATAGTGCAGAAGCGGCAGCCGTTGCCGAAAGGATTGGATATCCAGTCATGTTAAAAGCAGCAGCAGGCGGCGGGGGAATCGGCATGCAGGCCGTTGCTAATGAAGAGGAACTTTACAAAGCCTTCGAAGGGAATCAAAAACGTGCTCAATTGTTTTTTGGCAATGGAGATATGTTCATAGAAAAATTGATTGAGAAGCCTCGTCATATCGAAATTCAGGTATTGGCGGATTCCTTTGGGAATGCTGTTTACTTATGGGAAAGGGAATGCTCCGTTCAAAGGCGCCACCAGAAGGTCGTGGAAGAGGCTCCCTCTTCTTTCCTTGACGAAGAAACAAGAAACAGGATGGGAATGGCTGCTGTGAAAGCGGTAAAATCCATTGGTTATAGCAATGCAGGCACCCTCGAATTTTTAGTTGATGCGGATAAAAATTTTTATTTCCTGGAAATGAATACACGCCTACAAGTTGAGCATCCTGTCACCGAAGAAATTACGGGACTGGATTTAGTCGAACAGCAAATAAAAGTCGCGTCAGGCAACAAACTGGAATTCACTCAAGCAGAGATTAAAAAGGATGGACATTCCATTGAAGTGCGAATATATGCTGAAGATCCGAAAACCTTCTTTCCAGCACCGGGGAGAATCACCAGCATGGAACTTCCGGAAGGTGAAGGGATCCGTCATGAATTGGCGGTTCATGGAACTTCCGTCGTATCCCATTTTTATGATCCGATGATCGCCAAATTGGTAGTGAGCGGCGATTCGAGGAATAAAACGATCAAGAGATTAATAGAAGCGCTGGCAAACTATAAAATAGAAGGAATTAAAACAAACCTTCCTTTGCTGATGGAAATAATTTCTCATGAAGCTTTTTCCCAAGGAGATACGACTACGGATTTCATTGCGAAATATATTAAAAAATTGACTGTATAACGCATATTTTAAAACATAATGATCAGGAGGAATGTAAGATGGCAGATTTAAAGGCAAGCATGGCAGGAAGCGTTTGGAAAATCGTAGCGAACGAGGGGCAAAGTGTTACCGACGGACAGGACATCATTATCTTGGAATCCATGAAAATGGAAATCCCCATTGCAGCTGAGGAAGCTGGCACCATCAAAGAACTTAAAGTGAATGAAGGGGATTTTGTAAATGAAGGCGACATATTGGCCGTCATTGAATAAAGGGACGGAGGGGTAAGATGAACTGGCCTGAAAAAGTGACAATTAAGGAAGTTGGACCGCGTGATGGGCTGCAAAATGAAAAGGTCATTATACCTACGCAAAGCAAAATGGATTGGATCGATCAGCTCTCTGATACTGGATTATCTTATATAGAGGTGACTTCTTTCGTACATCCAAAATGGATTCCCCAATTGAGTGATGCGGCCCTTGTGGCTAAGGGAATAAAGCGTAATCCCGGGACCACATATGCGGCCCTTGTACCCAATCAAAGGGGTCTGGAATCGGCCCTTGAAGCCAATATCGATGAAATTTCCGTGTTCATGTCATCCAGTGAAACCCATAATCTTAAAAATATCAATAAATCGATTTCCGATACCTTTCCAATAATGAAGGATGTCATCGGGACTGCAGCAAAAAGCGGGAAAACGGTTAGGGGCTATGTTTCAACCGTTTTCGGCTGTCCTTATGAAGGGGAGGTTTCGTCCGAACAGGTTTTCCGTGTTTGTGATCAACTATTTGACTTCGGAATCAGTGAGGTCTCATTGGGTGATACAATTGGGGTCGCGTCACCAAGACAGGTTGCCTTGTTCCTTGAACAGGCTGTAAAAAGATATGATATAAGCCGAATTGCCCTCCATTTTCATGATACAAGTGGCATGGCACTCGCAAATGTACTCCAATCACTGGAATATGGAGTGGACACTTTCGACTCTTCTCTCGGTGGTTTGGGAGGATGCCCATATGCACCAGGTGCGAGCGGCAATGTGGCTACGGATGACCTGATTCATATGCTACATAAAATGGGAATTCACACGGGAATCAATCAAGAAAAACTAATGAAGGCTGCGTCCATTATGCAAAGCTTTTTGGAAAAACCATTGCCTAGCCATCAGATGGCTGTATATAACGCGCAATAAGTTGAATTGAGGTGAAACGATGACTTCATTAGTAGAGATCAGTCATGATGCCAAGGGAATTGCCATCGTGACTTTGAATCGGCCGGATGCTGCCAATGCATTATCCACCGAATTGCTTCATTGCTTATTCGAAGGGCTGGATGAACTGAAAAGAGAGTCCAATTTACGAACCGTCATTTTAACGGGAGCTGGGGAAAAGGCGTTTTGTGCAGGTGCGGATCTTAAGGAACGGGCTGGGATGAATGATGATAAAGTCAAGGAGACAGTCAAACTGATTGGTGACACGATTACGGCTGTAGAAAACCTTCCAGTCCCAGTAATCGCTGCAATTAACGGCCCGGCTTTTGGAGGAGGGCTGGAGCTGGCGCTGGCCTGTGACATACGAATCGCATCGGAAACGGCAAAGATGGGACTAACAGAAACGGCATTAGGAATCATCCCAGGCGCCGGCGGTACTCAACGCCTGCCCCGTATAGTCGGAATGTCAACGGCGAAAGAACTGATTTATACGGCGAAGAGATTGGACGCAAAAGCGGCACTTGCCATGAAAATCATCAGTCATGTATATCCACCACAACAATTACTTGAGGAAGCGAAAAAACTGGCTGGGGAAATTGCGGTCAATGCCCCATTAGCACTCAGGGCAGCAAAAGCGGCGATCAATCAAGGGGCTGATACTAACTTGAAAACAGGATTGCAAATTGAAAAAGACTGCTATCAGACAACTTTAAAAACCCGTGACCGACTGGAGGGTCTGTCAGCATTCAAGGAAAAGCGCAAACCGGTATTTACGGGTCGATGATTTCAATTGAAGGAGGAACATGGATGGTAACGACGGATAAACTAACCGAAACGGTTGAAACGATTAAAAAAGGCGGTTTAGAAAAATATCATCAAAAAAATGCTGAAAAAGGAAAGCTTTTCGTACGTGAACGGTTAGAGCTGCTTTTTGATGAAGGGGTTGAAATAGAAGACGCTTTCTTTGCAAATTGTGCCAGTGATGGTCTTCCCGCAGATGGTGTGGTTACAGGTATAGGAAAAATCAATGGTCAGAGGGTCTGTGTCATGGCCAATGATTCGACCGTAAAAGCAGGTTCCTGGGGAGCAAGGACCGTCGAGAAAATCATTCGCATTCAGGAAACAGCTGATAAGTTACAGTTGCCCCTCCTTTATTTAGTCGATTCTGCCGGGGCTCGAATTACGGATCAAGTAGAAATGTTTCCGGGACGCCGCGGTGCAGGACGAATCTTTTACAACCAAGTAAAGTTATCGGGAAAAGTTCCGCAAATTTGTCTATTGTTCGGACCATCTGCAGCGGGAGGGGCATATATCCCAGCTTTCTGCGATATTGTCGTAATGGTTGACGGTAATGCATCGATGTATTTAGGATCACCGAGAATGGCAGAAATGGTCATTGGCGAAAAGGTTAGCGAAGAGGAAATGGGCGGGGCGAAAATGCATTGTTCTGTTTCAGGATGCGGGGATGTGCTTGTTAAGTCAGAAGAAGAATCCATCGCGTTTGCACGCCGATACTTAAGCTATTTTCCAGGAAATTATCAAGAAAAGCCTAAAGCCAAAAAGCCTGAGCTGCCAGCTGAATTCGAAAAAACATTAGAAGAGCTGATTCCAAAAAACCAGAATGCAGCCTTTAATATGTATGACCTGATCGATAGGATTATAGACAGGCAATCGTTTTGTGAAATCAAGAAGCTATTTGCCCCCGAATTGATTACTGGGCTTGCAAGGCTAAATGGACAGACGATTGGGATCATAGCCAATCAGCCGCGTGTCAAGGGAGGCGTCCTTTTCCATGATTCAGCCGATAAGGCGGCCAAGTTCATCAATTTATGTGATGCTTTCCATATACCGCTGTTGTTCCTGGTGGATATTCCAGGATTCATGATTGGAACGAAGGTCGAACAGGCAGGCATCATTCGCCATGGTGCGAAAATGATTTCGGCCATGAGTGAAGCCACGGTCCCCAAGATTTCTGTCATCGTCCGAAAAGCTTATGGTGCTGGACTCTACGCGATGGCTGGTCCCGCATTTGAACCGGACTGCGTACTTGCCTTACCGACGGCATTGATTGCGGTCATGGGGGCAGAAGCTGCGGTCAATGCAGTCTATGCCAATAAAATCAATGCGATGGAAGCGGAGGATCGCCCAGCATTCATCGAACAGAAGCGCAATGAATATAATGAAGACATTGATATCTACCGCTTAGCCTCCGAGATGATTGTTGATGGCATCATCCAGCCAAATGACCTGCGTGATGAATTGAGTGCCCGGTTTGAAGCATATAGCAGTAAACAACTGACATTTACCGATCGTAAACATGGAGTCTATCCAGTCTAATGAATTCAAGAAACAAGCCCGGTCATCATGACCGGGCTATTTATCATGTATGAAAATAAAATGATTTTTCAAATAATAAGAAAAATTTTCTTATTTAGAGTTGCTAAATCACATAAGGAAGAGTACTATAATTAGTAATTATTGATTTACTAATTACTCAATTCATACTTAGTGAAAGAAAGTGAGCGTTGCCATGGTTCAGCAGGAAAAAAAGAAATATATAACTCCAGATGGATACACAGCAGACATTGCGATCTTTACTATTACTTCGCAGAAAACGGCAGAAAAAGCGCCGCCTGAAATGTTTTTAAAGCTATTGTTAATCAAACGTGCGACGAAAGATAAGGAAGGACACCCAAACGTTGAAGGAGATAAATGGGCATTGCCTGGAGGCTTTGTAAATGTCAGGGAGACTGCTTATGAAGCAGCTAAACGCGAATTAAAAGAAGAAACGGGTGTAGCTGGATTCCATGTCAAGCATTTCGGTGTTTATGACCGCCCAGGACGCGATCCCAGGGGATGGATCATATCCAATGCTTTTTACGCCATTGTCCAGGAAGATTTTCTCAATCAAAGAAAAGCGAATGACGATGCAGCTGAGGTTGAATTGTTCACGATACAGGAAGCGTTACAATTAGAGCTTGCATTTGATCATCATACAATCATTAACGACGCGATGAACTTACTGAAAAAAGAAATGGTGCAAACGACGATAGCCCAAAAATTCCTGCCGGATGAATTTACACTTTCTGAACTGCAACGGGTGTTGCTAATAGCTAGAGATGATGCAAAAATCAGCGCGGATTCACTTTTTTATGCAAAAGCCCCTAAACTCCCGTTCTTGGAGAAAGTCTTGGATGAAAAGGGTATCCAGAAGAAAACAAAACGAAATTCGTATCGGCCTTCACAACTTTACCGATTTAATGCAGAGATTGTCATGGACTCTATTTATTATTAAGGGGGAATAGGTGAAATGGATAAAAAGGCATTGATCAATATCGATTATACGTATGACTTCGTGGCAGACGGGGGTTCATTGACCTGCGGGAAGCCAGGACAGGATATCGAGAAGGCACTAGTCAGGATAACAAAGGAGTTTATCAAACAAGGGGGATACACGGTCTTCGCGATTGATTTACATGAAAATGGAGACCGCTTACATCCTGAATCGAATTTGTTCCCACCGCATAATATTAGCGGTACAATGGGTAGAGACCTATATGGGACTTTAAAAGAAGAATATGAAACAAATAAAAATCAAAAGAATGTTCATTATATAGATAAAACGCGTTATTCGGCATTTGCAGGAACGGACCTTGATATCCGCCTAAGAGAACGTCACATTACCGATGTATATTTAGTCGGGGTTTGTACAGATATCTGCATTCTGCATACGGCAATCGACGCTTATAATTTAGGATATAATATTTTTATATATGAAAATGCAGTGGCCTCATTCAATGATGCCGGTCACCATTGGGCCCTTGGGCATTTTAAAGGATCTCTAGGAGCAACCATTTTATAATATCCATTCACGCAACAGAATAGAAGGGAGGCGAAAGCTTCTCTTTTGGGAGGAACTATCCATGGAAAAAAAGTACAACGATGACAGTTACGCACTACACACTGATCTTTACCAAATTAACATGGCCCAAACTTATTGGCAGGACAAAACACATAACCGAAAGGCAGTTTTCGAGATATTTTTCAGAAAACTTCCGTTCAACAGCGGATATGCGATTTTTGCTGGACTTGAAAAAATTGTCCATTACCT
Protein-coding sequences here:
- a CDS encoding acetyl-CoA carboxylase biotin carboxyl carrier protein subunit, whose protein sequence is MADLKASMAGSVWKIVANEGQSVTDGQDIIILESMKMEIPIAAEEAGTIKELKVNEGDFVNEGDILAVIE
- a CDS encoding acyl-CoA carboxylase subunit beta; its protein translation is MVTTDKLTETVETIKKGGLEKYHQKNAEKGKLFVRERLELLFDEGVEIEDAFFANCASDGLPADGVVTGIGKINGQRVCVMANDSTVKAGSWGARTVEKIIRIQETADKLQLPLLYLVDSAGARITDQVEMFPGRRGAGRIFYNQVKLSGKVPQICLLFGPSAAGGAYIPAFCDIVVMVDGNASMYLGSPRMAEMVIGEKVSEEEMGGAKMHCSVSGCGDVLVKSEEESIAFARRYLSYFPGNYQEKPKAKKPELPAEFEKTLEELIPKNQNAAFNMYDLIDRIIDRQSFCEIKKLFAPELITGLARLNGQTIGIIANQPRVKGGVLFHDSADKAAKFINLCDAFHIPLLFLVDIPGFMIGTKVEQAGIIRHGAKMISAMSEATVPKISVIVRKAYGAGLYAMAGPAFEPDCVLALPTALIAVMGAEAAVNAVYANKINAMEAEDRPAFIEQKRNEYNEDIDIYRLASEMIVDGIIQPNDLRDELSARFEAYSSKQLTFTDRKHGVYPV
- a CDS encoding enoyl-CoA hydratase, with amino-acid sequence MTSLVEISHDAKGIAIVTLNRPDAANALSTELLHCLFEGLDELKRESNLRTVILTGAGEKAFCAGADLKERAGMNDDKVKETVKLIGDTITAVENLPVPVIAAINGPAFGGGLELALACDIRIASETAKMGLTETALGIIPGAGGTQRLPRIVGMSTAKELIYTAKRLDAKAALAMKIISHVYPPQQLLEEAKKLAGEIAVNAPLALRAAKAAINQGADTNLKTGLQIEKDCYQTTLKTRDRLEGLSAFKEKRKPVFTGR
- a CDS encoding hydroxymethylglutaryl-CoA lyase translates to MNWPEKVTIKEVGPRDGLQNEKVIIPTQSKMDWIDQLSDTGLSYIEVTSFVHPKWIPQLSDAALVAKGIKRNPGTTYAALVPNQRGLESALEANIDEISVFMSSSETHNLKNINKSISDTFPIMKDVIGTAAKSGKTVRGYVSTVFGCPYEGEVSSEQVFRVCDQLFDFGISEVSLGDTIGVASPRQVALFLEQAVKRYDISRIALHFHDTSGMALANVLQSLEYGVDTFDSSLGGLGGCPYAPGASGNVATDDLIHMLHKMGIHTGINQEKLMKAASIMQSFLEKPLPSHQMAVYNAQ
- a CDS encoding acetyl-CoA carboxylase biotin carboxylase subunit codes for the protein MIRKILIANRGEIASRIIRTCKKLGILTVAVHSEADSDSPFVKLADEAYLLGGPRVQESYLNVNKILEIAKETGVEAIHPGYGFLSENADFARSCEEAGLIFIGPKPEVIQQMGNKVEARKKMEQAGLPLVPGFSSPLIDSAEAAAVAERIGYPVMLKAAAGGGGIGMQAVANEEELYKAFEGNQKRAQLFFGNGDMFIEKLIEKPRHIEIQVLADSFGNAVYLWERECSVQRRHQKVVEEAPSSFLDEETRNRMGMAAVKAVKSIGYSNAGTLEFLVDADKNFYFLEMNTRLQVEHPVTEEITGLDLVEQQIKVASGNKLEFTQAEIKKDGHSIEVRIYAEDPKTFFPAPGRITSMELPEGEGIRHELAVHGTSVVSHFYDPMIAKLVVSGDSRNKTIKRLIEALANYKIEGIKTNLPLLMEIISHEAFSQGDTTTDFIAKYIKKLTV
- a CDS encoding NUDIX domain-containing protein, giving the protein MVQQEKKKYITPDGYTADIAIFTITSQKTAEKAPPEMFLKLLLIKRATKDKEGHPNVEGDKWALPGGFVNVRETAYEAAKRELKEETGVAGFHVKHFGVYDRPGRDPRGWIISNAFYAIVQEDFLNQRKANDDAAEVELFTIQEALQLELAFDHHTIINDAMNLLKKEMVQTTIAQKFLPDEFTLSELQRVLLIARDDAKISADSLFYAKAPKLPFLEKVLDEKGIQKKTKRNSYRPSQLYRFNAEIVMDSIYY